A DNA window from Kitasatospora atroaurantiaca contains the following coding sequences:
- a CDS encoding discoidin domain-containing protein: MTQHAYSRRRLITILSLLLTLVAMVLAAPPPGASASVSGEDGWWNPTARPTPDSQINVTGEPFKGTDSQGQVRGFVDAHTHLMANEGFGGRLICGKPFSELGIADALKDCPEHYPDGTLAIFDYITHGGDGRHDPVGWPTFKDWPAHDSLTHQQSYYAWVERAWRGGQRVLVNDLVTNGVICSVYFFKDRGCDEMTAIRLEAQKTYDMQAYIDKMYGGPGKGWFRIVTDSAQAREVVQQGKLAVVLGVETSEPFGCKQILDIAQCSRDDIDRGLDELHRLGVRSMFLCHKFDNALCGVRFDEGALGTAINVGQFLSTGTFWKTERCAGPQHDNPIGIAPAPAAQKELPQGVAVPSYAADAQCNTRGLTELGEYAVRGMMKRKMMLEVDHMSVKAAGRAFDILESESYPGVISSHSWMDLDWTERVYRLGGFVAQYMNGAEGFSAEAKRTDALRDKYHVGYGYGTDMNGVGGWPGPRGADTPNPVRYPFRSADGGSLIDRQTTGERTWDINTDGAAHYGLVPDWIEDIRLVGGQGVVDDLFRGAESYLDTWGASEHHKAGVNLAAGSSASASSSEWNPFTSYAPGRAVDGNTGTRWASGWSDDQWLRIDLGSTSLVGRVTLDWERAYGKAYRIEVSTDGTNWQSVWSTTTGDGGLDTARFAGVPARHVRIHGLQRGTNWGYSLHEVGVYST; the protein is encoded by the coding sequence ATGACTCAACACGCGTACAGCAGACGCAGACTCATCACGATCCTGTCGTTACTCCTCACCCTGGTGGCCATGGTGCTCGCCGCACCCCCGCCCGGAGCCTCGGCCTCGGTCTCGGGCGAGGACGGCTGGTGGAACCCGACCGCGCGGCCCACGCCCGACTCGCAGATCAATGTCACTGGTGAGCCCTTCAAGGGGACCGACTCCCAGGGACAGGTGCGGGGCTTCGTCGACGCGCACACCCACCTGATGGCCAACGAGGGCTTCGGCGGCCGGCTCATCTGCGGCAAGCCGTTCTCCGAACTCGGGATTGCCGACGCGCTCAAGGACTGTCCCGAGCACTACCCCGACGGCACGCTCGCGATCTTCGACTACATCACCCACGGCGGCGACGGCAGGCACGACCCTGTCGGCTGGCCGACGTTCAAGGACTGGCCGGCCCACGACTCACTGACCCACCAGCAGAGTTACTACGCCTGGGTCGAACGGGCCTGGCGCGGCGGCCAGCGGGTACTCGTCAACGACCTGGTCACCAACGGTGTGATCTGCTCGGTCTACTTCTTCAAGGACCGCGGCTGCGACGAGATGACCGCCATCCGCCTCGAGGCGCAGAAGACGTACGACATGCAGGCCTACATCGACAAGATGTACGGCGGCCCGGGCAAGGGCTGGTTCAGGATCGTCACCGATTCCGCGCAGGCCCGCGAGGTCGTCCAGCAGGGCAAGCTGGCCGTCGTCCTGGGGGTGGAGACCTCCGAACCGTTCGGCTGCAAGCAGATCCTGGACATCGCGCAGTGCAGCAGGGACGACATCGACCGCGGTCTGGACGAGTTGCACCGGCTGGGTGTGCGCAGCATGTTCCTGTGCCACAAGTTCGACAACGCACTGTGCGGGGTCCGCTTCGACGAGGGCGCCCTCGGCACGGCGATCAACGTCGGCCAGTTCCTGTCGACCGGCACCTTCTGGAAGACGGAGCGCTGCGCCGGACCGCAGCACGACAACCCCATCGGCATCGCGCCGGCGCCGGCGGCGCAGAAGGAGCTGCCCCAGGGCGTGGCGGTCCCGTCGTACGCCGCGGACGCGCAGTGCAACACCCGCGGCCTCACGGAGCTCGGCGAGTACGCCGTGCGCGGCATGATGAAGCGCAAGATGATGCTCGAGGTCGACCACATGAGCGTCAAGGCGGCGGGCCGGGCCTTCGACATCCTGGAGTCCGAGTCGTACCCGGGCGTGATCTCCTCGCACAGCTGGATGGACCTCGACTGGACCGAGCGGGTCTACCGGCTCGGCGGCTTCGTCGCCCAGTACATGAACGGCGCCGAGGGGTTCAGCGCGGAGGCGAAGCGCACGGACGCGCTGCGCGACAAGTACCACGTCGGCTACGGCTACGGCACCGACATGAACGGTGTCGGCGGCTGGCCGGGCCCCCGCGGTGCGGACACCCCGAACCCGGTGCGTTACCCCTTCCGCAGCGCCGACGGCGGCTCCCTCATCGACCGCCAGACCACCGGCGAGCGCACCTGGGACATCAACACCGACGGCGCCGCGCACTACGGCCTGGTCCCGGACTGGATCGAGGACATCCGGCTGGTCGGCGGCCAGGGTGTCGTGGACGACCTCTTCCGGGGCGCCGAGTCCTACCTCGACACCTGGGGCGCGTCCGAGCACCACAAGGCGGGGGTGAACCTCGCCGCAGGCTCCTCCGCCTCGGCCAGTTCCTCGGAGTGGAACCCGTTCACGAGCTACGCGCCCGGCCGGGCCGTGGACGGCAACACGGGCACCCGCTGGGCCAGCGGCTGGAGTGACGACCAGTGGCTCCGGATCGACCTCGGGTCCACCAGTCTGGTCGGGCGCGTCACCCTGGACTGGGAGCGCGCCTACGGGAAGGCGTACCGCATCGAGGTCTCCACCGACGGCACGAACTGGCAGTCCGTATGGTCCACCACCACCGGTGACGGCGGTCTGGACACCGCGCGGTTCGCCGGCGTCCCGGCCCGCCATGTCCGCATCCACGGGCTGCAGCGCGGCACCAACTGGGGCTACTCGCTCCACGAGGTCGGTGTCTACAGCACCTGA
- a CDS encoding TetR/AcrR family transcriptional regulator: MARMPSAERRRQLTEAAIRAMTRDGVARTTTRSIAAEAGVSLSVFHYCFDSKQALLESVIATITDHSVTLVKEAIRPRTTLRETVRAGFQAYWDHVAANPGEHMLTYELTQYALRRPGFEQLAQRQYELYSAAYTELLEQLRRSAGFELRVPDRVLARYLAAMTDGLTLNFLVLGDEEAAAEILDMIADHVAGLVLEHG; the protein is encoded by the coding sequence ATGGCACGGATGCCGTCGGCCGAGCGGCGCCGGCAGCTGACCGAGGCCGCGATCCGCGCGATGACCCGCGACGGTGTCGCCAGGACGACGACCCGGTCGATCGCCGCCGAGGCCGGCGTGTCGCTGAGCGTCTTCCACTACTGCTTCGACTCCAAGCAGGCCCTGCTCGAGTCCGTCATCGCGACGATCACCGACCACTCCGTCACGCTGGTGAAGGAGGCGATCCGGCCCAGAACCACCCTGCGGGAGACCGTCAGGGCCGGTTTCCAGGCCTACTGGGACCACGTGGCCGCCAATCCCGGCGAGCACATGCTCACGTACGAACTCACGCAGTACGCCCTGCGCCGGCCCGGGTTCGAGCAGCTGGCACAGCGGCAGTACGAGCTGTACTCCGCCGCCTACACCGAACTCCTCGAACAGCTCCGCCGCAGCGCGGGCTTCGAACTCCGTGTCCCGGACCGCGTACTGGCCCGCTACCTGGCCGCGATGACGGACGGGCTGACGCTGAACTTCCTCGTGCTCGGCGACGAGGAAGCGGCAGCGGAGATCCTCGACATGATCGCCGACCATGTCGCCGGGCTGGTCCTGGAACACGGATGA
- a CDS encoding prolipoprotein diacylglyceryl transferase family protein has product MTAERRIARATRLVGQPGQVVPRAMLDRVNALLDASTGMQIRFGPHRLGSWETCLVGGFVAGTAVWVSAGLAVELPVGLLAALPACWAAAFLAVRFRMLRTGVIRLVWHRHALVGVSLAVATAVLTSAEVHEVLDVWSTGCAVGLAIGRLGCHRSGCCLGRAALIGPRYQWLGGRERHLPLQLAEALWCLVLAVAGGALLRAAPAGTAASVVAGGYTVVRVPLHRLRAPLARGGRRRKRRHRVIDGSSESF; this is encoded by the coding sequence GTGACCGCTGAGCGTCGGATCGCCCGGGCCACCCGGTTGGTCGGGCAACCCGGGCAGGTTGTGCCACGCGCCATGCTCGACCGGGTGAACGCGCTCCTCGACGCGTCCACGGGGATGCAGATCCGGTTCGGGCCGCACCGGCTCGGATCCTGGGAGACGTGCCTCGTCGGAGGCTTCGTGGCGGGCACTGCCGTCTGGGTGTCTGCGGGCCTGGCCGTGGAGTTGCCGGTGGGGCTCCTTGCCGCGCTCCCGGCATGCTGGGCGGCTGCGTTCCTGGCGGTCCGGTTCCGGATGCTGCGGACCGGCGTGATCAGGCTGGTCTGGCACAGGCATGCGCTGGTCGGGGTGTCGCTGGCGGTGGCAACCGCGGTGCTGACTTCGGCCGAGGTGCACGAAGTCCTTGATGTGTGGTCGACGGGTTGCGCGGTGGGGCTGGCCATCGGCCGGCTCGGCTGTCATCGCAGTGGCTGCTGCCTCGGCCGCGCTGCGCTCATCGGCCCGCGCTATCAGTGGCTCGGTGGCCGCGAGAGGCACCTGCCGCTCCAGTTGGCCGAGGCACTGTGGTGCCTTGTGCTTGCAGTGGCCGGTGGGGCACTCCTGCGCGCCGCTCCGGCCGGGACGGCGGCTTCCGTGGTGGCCGGCGGTTACACGGTGGTGCGGGTGCCGCTTCATCGACTGCGCGCGCCGCTGGCCCGGGGTGGTCGCAGGCGGAAGCGCCGACACCGCGTTATCGATGGGTCGTCAGAGTCCTTCTGA
- a CDS encoding DUF6519 domain-containing protein — protein sequence MHADVERFSFDQRKHFLRVIQQQGRVTLPADGNEQVAILLHHLQALAEDLIGPYGTPSPDGTAPGPAFKIDLPQAGEEDGVLRIGRGRYWVHGRACENDAENLLLTAQPDLPTTGAPNDGTYLAYLDVWERHISAAEDDTVREVALGGPDTCSRTRLVWQVRLTDSAPPGRQVDATDVAAHWSDWEAFLQPADRGLLAARANRGTGPLEPCVADPTAGYLGPENQLYRVQIHRGSDDIGDPTFTWSRDNGSVVHPLLRLAGTSAVLRDPPRDKRTALAVGSLVEVVDDHSTLLGRPGPLARVTDIDDEGEDYVVHLSTDAGIIEADRRPMLRRWDHPDVDGGGEVPQRADDDALRVATPNETGWLTLEDGIQIRFQSPSQSGVRYRTGDYWTFPARTATGDITWPQDTTGPADVPPHGIDHVYAPLAVVVITGGKATTVNDLRVGFSSVRVP from the coding sequence ATGCACGCCGACGTCGAGCGGTTCAGCTTCGATCAGCGCAAGCACTTCCTGCGCGTGATCCAGCAACAGGGCAGAGTGACACTTCCCGCCGACGGCAACGAGCAGGTCGCCATCCTGCTCCACCACCTCCAGGCGCTCGCCGAGGACCTCATCGGCCCGTACGGCACCCCGTCCCCGGACGGCACGGCACCCGGGCCGGCCTTCAAGATCGACCTGCCGCAGGCCGGTGAGGAGGACGGGGTCCTGCGGATCGGCCGAGGCCGGTACTGGGTGCACGGGCGGGCCTGCGAGAACGACGCCGAGAACCTTCTCCTCACCGCCCAGCCCGACCTCCCCACCACGGGCGCGCCGAACGACGGCACGTACCTCGCCTACCTCGACGTCTGGGAGCGGCACATCTCGGCCGCCGAGGACGACACCGTCCGCGAGGTCGCTCTCGGCGGCCCCGACACCTGCAGCCGGACCCGCCTGGTCTGGCAGGTCCGGCTCACCGACAGCGCGCCGCCCGGCCGACAGGTCGACGCCACCGACGTCGCCGCCCACTGGAGCGACTGGGAGGCCTTCCTGCAGCCGGCCGATCGCGGCCTGCTCGCGGCTCGCGCCAACCGCGGCACCGGCCCGCTGGAGCCGTGTGTCGCCGACCCGACGGCCGGCTACCTCGGGCCCGAGAACCAGCTCTACCGGGTCCAGATCCACCGTGGCTCCGACGACATCGGTGACCCGACCTTCACCTGGTCGCGCGACAACGGCTCCGTCGTGCACCCGCTGCTCCGCCTCGCCGGAACCTCCGCCGTCCTGCGCGACCCGCCCAGGGACAAGCGCACCGCCCTGGCGGTCGGCAGCCTGGTCGAGGTGGTCGACGACCACAGCACCCTGCTGGGCCGGCCCGGCCCGCTGGCCCGCGTCACCGACATCGACGACGAGGGCGAGGACTACGTGGTCCACCTCAGCACCGACGCCGGCATCATCGAGGCCGACCGCCGCCCCATGCTCCGCCGCTGGGACCACCCCGACGTCGACGGCGGGGGCGAGGTCCCCCAGCGCGCCGACGACGACGCGCTGCGCGTCGCCACGCCGAACGAGACCGGCTGGCTGACGCTGGAGGACGGCATCCAGATCCGCTTCCAGTCCCCGTCTCAGTCCGGCGTGCGCTACCGCACCGGCGACTACTGGACCTTCCCGGCCCGCACGGCCACCGGCGACATCACCTGGCCCCAGGACACCACCGGCCCCGCCGACGTCCCGCCCCACGGCATCGATCACGTCTACGCCCCCCTCGCCGTCGTCGTCATCACCGGCGGCAAGGCCACCACGGTGAACGACCTCCGCGTCGGCTTCAGCTCGGTCAGGGTGCCGTGA
- a CDS encoding DUF4157 domain-containing protein — translation MWSRPRGLARRAQNLPESGAPPQHHPAPAGRHGPFPDELLDRYTTSGPAAPGTGTAAPGAALPAALRSRMESALGGDFSRVRVHSAGQGPQELGARAWALGDRITFARGEYRPGTREGDALLAHELTHTLQQEGSPDTGTVSEAEHPLLEHEAHLSAAAAGSASQAGRISRLAGRRVQRHKPGEALSVVPSLADSDRTRRWFDPADRQVKPVWTPEAGYVRNPSAAKLSTVVVKGRLGRGFENGTFMYAVDKNGDVWIGKRLAEPGAGPGRATGLPHPALIGGKDPVVLAAGETEVRGGRIYRIDNQSGHFQPPRSSLGTSIKEFFKLPTSAFHPEFAAESVHFGPGGVRTTRSFRSLDMLRLRLRDFKGALKLLRPRAIAGRLRSRSFRAGAKTLGALVAMLVLQYLMSKLMESLTEKFIEQQIRDLAPKVESGLAAKGDQLDALLLEDSDADFYINVQFTIQTTDIPVPDDYSTITSMPLVDLGEMGFSRQPWDATPVESTQLNCGTTSHTTVFTVSEPFSPRDLLAPGSEAPAVDTAPSKE, via the coding sequence ATGTGGAGCCGGCCGCGCGGGCTTGCGAGACGCGCGCAGAACCTTCCGGAGAGCGGTGCTCCGCCGCAGCACCACCCTGCACCGGCTGGAAGGCACGGCCCGTTCCCGGATGAGCTCCTGGACCGGTACACCACGTCTGGCCCCGCCGCCCCCGGGACGGGGACCGCGGCACCGGGGGCGGCCCTGCCCGCGGCCCTTCGGAGCCGGATGGAGTCGGCGCTGGGCGGGGACTTCAGCAGGGTCCGCGTGCACAGCGCCGGCCAAGGGCCACAGGAGCTCGGTGCCCGCGCTTGGGCGCTCGGCGACCGCATCACCTTCGCCCGTGGCGAGTACCGGCCGGGTACGCGTGAGGGTGATGCACTCCTCGCACACGAACTCACCCACACACTCCAGCAGGAGGGGTCTCCTGATACAGGAACAGTCTCGGAGGCTGAGCACCCACTCCTGGAACACGAGGCGCACCTGTCGGCCGCGGCCGCCGGCTCCGCCTCGCAGGCCGGGAGGATCTCGCGGCTGGCCGGCCGGCGGGTCCAGCGGCACAAGCCGGGAGAAGCCCTTTCGGTGGTGCCTTCCTTGGCCGACAGCGATCGGACCCGCCGCTGGTTCGACCCAGCGGACAGGCAGGTCAAGCCGGTCTGGACACCGGAGGCCGGATACGTACGAAATCCCTCGGCCGCGAAGCTCTCCACCGTGGTGGTCAAGGGCAGGCTGGGCCGCGGCTTCGAAAACGGGACCTTCATGTACGCCGTGGACAAGAACGGCGATGTCTGGATCGGAAAGCGACTCGCCGAGCCGGGTGCCGGGCCAGGCAGGGCAACCGGCCTGCCGCATCCGGCACTGATCGGCGGGAAGGACCCGGTCGTCCTCGCAGCCGGGGAGACCGAGGTCCGTGGCGGGCGTATCTACCGGATCGACAACCAGTCGGGCCACTTTCAGCCGCCGCGATCCTCCCTGGGCACGAGTATCAAGGAGTTCTTCAAGCTGCCCACCTCGGCTTTCCACCCGGAATTCGCCGCGGAGTCGGTGCACTTCGGGCCCGGTGGGGTGCGGACCACACGCTCGTTCCGGTCACTGGACATGCTCAGGCTGCGCCTGCGCGACTTCAAGGGGGCGCTCAAGCTGCTGAGGCCGCGCGCCATCGCCGGCCGCCTGCGCAGCCGCAGCTTCCGAGCGGGCGCGAAGACCCTCGGTGCCCTGGTGGCGATGCTCGTGCTGCAGTACCTGATGAGCAAGCTGATGGAGTCGCTGACCGAGAAGTTCATCGAGCAGCAGATCCGGGACCTGGCGCCCAAGGTCGAGTCCGGGCTGGCCGCCAAGGGCGACCAGCTCGATGCGCTGCTCCTCGAGGATTCGGATGCCGATTTCTACATCAATGTGCAGTTCACGATCCAGACCACGGACATTCCCGTTCCCGACGACTACTCCACGATCACGAGCATGCCACTGGTGGACCTGGGTGAGATGGGATTCAGCCGGCAGCCCTGGGACGCAACCCCCGTGGAGAGCACGCAGCTGAACTGCGGCACGACGTCCCACACCACGGTGTTCACCGTCAGTGAGCCTTTCTCGCCAAGGGATCTGTTGGCACCGGGCAGCGAGGCGCCAGCTGTCGACACGGCACCGTCGAAGGAATGA